In Flavobacterium sp. N3904, one DNA window encodes the following:
- the rsmA gene encoding 16S rRNA (adenine(1518)-N(6)/adenine(1519)-N(6))-dimethyltransferase RsmA, with product MEKVTAKKHLGQHFLKDENVAKDIADTLNLEGYEDVLEIGPGMGVLTKYLLEKPINTYVIEIDTESVAYLGVHYDKLQDRIISKDFLKYNINEVFEGKQFAIIGNFPYNISTQIVFKALEYRNQIPEFAGMFQKEVAQRICEKKGTKAYGILSVLVQAFYDAEYLFTVDENVFIPPPKVKSGVLRLRRKEDFSLPCGEKLFFTVVKTAFQQRRKTLRNSLKTLNLSDNLREDEVLNLRPEQLDYKEFIALTQKIEADGV from the coding sequence ATGGAAAAAGTAACAGCAAAAAAACACCTCGGACAACATTTCTTAAAAGATGAAAACGTAGCAAAAGACATCGCCGATACTTTGAATTTAGAAGGATATGAAGATGTATTGGAAATAGGACCTGGAATGGGTGTTTTGACCAAGTATTTGTTGGAAAAACCAATCAATACTTATGTTATCGAAATTGATACCGAATCGGTCGCCTATTTGGGTGTCCATTATGATAAATTGCAAGACAGAATCATCTCAAAGGATTTTCTCAAATACAATATCAACGAAGTGTTTGAAGGAAAACAATTCGCGATAATTGGTAATTTTCCGTACAATATTTCGACCCAAATTGTTTTCAAAGCATTGGAATACCGCAATCAGATTCCAGAATTTGCTGGAATGTTCCAGAAAGAAGTAGCACAGCGCATCTGCGAAAAGAAAGGAACCAAAGCCTACGGCATTCTTTCGGTTTTGGTACAGGCTTTTTATGATGCCGAATATTTGTTTACCGTAGATGAAAATGTATTTATCCCACCCCCAAAAGTAAAATCGGGAGTGTTGCGTTTGCGCAGGAAAGAAGACTTTAGTTTGCCTTGTGGAGAAAAATTATTTTTTACGGTAGTAAAAACGGCTTTTCAACAACGCAGAAAGACCTTGCGTAACAGTTTAAAAACCTTAAATTTGTCGGATAATCTGAGAGAAGATGAAGTTTTGAACCTTCGCCCAGAGCAATTAGACTATAAAGAATTTATAGCATTGACCCAAAAAATAGAAGCCGATGGAGTTTAA
- a CDS encoding DUF4286 family protein, with product MIIYNVTTNIHESVHDQWMIWMQHKHIPEMLACGKFTAAKFVRVLIEEEMGGVTYSVQYTTDSKETLEKYYQEDAPRLREEGLKLFGDKMLAFRTELEVISEH from the coding sequence ATGATTATATACAACGTTACCACAAACATACACGAGAGCGTACACGACCAATGGATGATCTGGATGCAGCACAAACACATTCCGGAAATGCTGGCTTGTGGAAAATTTACTGCTGCCAAGTTTGTTCGGGTTTTGATTGAAGAAGAAATGGGCGGAGTTACCTATTCGGTTCAATATACAACTGACAGCAAAGAAACATTAGAAAAATATTATCAGGAAGATGCTCCCAGATTGAGGGAAGAAGGACTGAAATTGTTTGGCGACAAAATGCTGGCTTTCAGAACTGAATTGGAAGTGATAAGTGAGCATTAA